One Paenibacillus sp. FSL H7-0737 DNA segment encodes these proteins:
- the yajC gene encoding preprotein translocase subunit YajC, giving the protein MFQYAAATGGGSILGLVGPFVLMFVVFYFLLIRPQQKKTKTRNAMLKSLKKGDKIVTIGGLHGTIMEISDDIVVLRVNDVTKLTFDRGSISHSVATDVEEKV; this is encoded by the coding sequence ATGTTTCAATATGCAGCAGCAACAGGCGGAGGTAGTATACTGGGTCTTGTAGGTCCATTCGTACTTATGTTTGTAGTATTCTACTTCTTGCTGATTCGTCCGCAACAGAAGAAGACCAAAACACGTAATGCAATGTTGAAGTCTCTGAAAAAGGGCGATAAAATCGTTACTATTGGTGGTCTTCACGGTACGATCATGGAGATTTCCGATGATATCGTGGTTCTACGGGTCAATGATGTAACTAAACTGACCTTTGATCGCGGTTCCATTAGTCACTCCGTTGCCACGGACGTGGAGGAGAAAGTATAG
- the tgt gene encoding tRNA guanosine(34) transglycosylase Tgt → MAAITYEHIKTCKQSGARLGRVHTPHGVIETPAFMPVGTQATVKTMSPEELKEMDAHIILSNTYHLFLRPGHDIVREAGGLHKFMNWDRPILTDSGGFQVFSLSDMRKITEEGVHFRSHLNGDKKFLSPEVAMEVQNALGSDIMMAFDECPPFPAEYDYVKKSLERTTRWAERCLKSHARPNDQGLFAIVQGGMYEDLRRQSAADLTSMDFPGYAIGGLSVGESKQLMYEVLDYTVPLLPQGKPRYLMGVGSPDALLEGSIRGVDMFDCVLPTRIARNGTTMTSQGRLVVRNAKYARDFGPLDPECNCYTCRNYSRAYLRHLIKADETFGLRLTTYHNLHFLLDLMRKVREAIKEDRLLDFRDEFFAKYGLYDNLKGF, encoded by the coding sequence ATGGCAGCAATTACTTATGAGCACATCAAAACGTGCAAACAATCCGGAGCAAGACTTGGAAGAGTCCATACTCCACATGGTGTGATTGAGACACCTGCATTTATGCCAGTCGGCACACAAGCTACAGTCAAGACAATGAGTCCTGAAGAACTGAAAGAGATGGATGCTCATATTATTTTGAGCAATACGTACCATTTGTTCCTGAGACCTGGCCATGATATTGTTCGTGAAGCAGGCGGACTGCACAAGTTCATGAACTGGGACCGTCCCATTCTAACGGATAGCGGCGGATTTCAAGTATTCTCGCTTAGTGACATGCGCAAGATTACCGAAGAAGGCGTTCATTTCCGTTCCCATCTAAATGGGGATAAGAAGTTCTTGTCTCCTGAAGTAGCTATGGAAGTTCAGAACGCACTTGGCTCTGATATCATGATGGCATTCGATGAGTGTCCTCCATTCCCAGCGGAATATGACTACGTGAAAAAATCATTGGAGCGTACAACACGCTGGGCAGAACGTTGCCTGAAAAGTCATGCTCGCCCGAATGATCAAGGGCTGTTCGCTATCGTTCAAGGAGGTATGTATGAGGATCTTCGCCGTCAGAGCGCGGCAGATTTGACTTCCATGGATTTCCCGGGGTATGCTATTGGAGGGCTCAGCGTCGGAGAGTCCAAGCAGCTAATGTATGAAGTGCTGGATTATACAGTTCCCCTGCTGCCACAAGGCAAACCTCGCTATTTGATGGGCGTTGGTTCACCGGATGCGCTGTTGGAAGGTTCAATCCGGGGAGTGGACATGTTCGACTGTGTTCTGCCTACCCGTATTGCTCGTAATGGAACAACGATGACCAGTCAGGGAAGACTCGTTGTACGCAACGCAAAGTATGCCCGCGATTTTGGGCCGCTTGATCCGGAGTGCAACTGCTATACATGCCGGAATTATTCCCGCGCTTATTTGCGCCATCTAATCAAAGCCGATGAAACCTTCGGACTTAGATTGACGACATACCATAACTTGCACTTCCTGTTGGATTTGATGCGTAAAGTGCGCGAAGCCATCAAGGAAGATCGGCTGCTTGATTTTCGCGATGAGTTTTTTGCTAAATACGGATTATATGATAATCTTAAAGGCTTCTAA
- the queA gene encoding tRNA preQ1(34) S-adenosylmethionine ribosyltransferase-isomerase QueA, producing the protein MNVDAYDFHLPEELIAQTPLSDRSSSRLLLVNKEDGELAHRHFTDIINYFQPGDTLVLNDTRVIPARLFGAKEDTGAKAEVLLLKNLGDDRWEALVKPGKKLKTGAVIIFSDELRAVIEDEADMGGRTLRFIYQGIFQEILDRLGTMPLPPYIKETLDDRERYQTVYAKHEGSAAAPTAGLHFTKELLDQIEAKGVNIAYITLHVGLGTFRPMSVEKVEEHVMHSEYFVMSQETADTINATKEQGGRIIAVGTTSCRTLETVGRQCEGGPLVECSGWTDIFIYPGYKFSVVNALITNFHLPKSTLVMLVSALAGREHILAAYEEAIEQKYRFFSFGDAMFIY; encoded by the coding sequence ATGAATGTAGACGCATATGATTTTCATTTACCGGAAGAATTAATTGCCCAGACACCACTCTCTGACCGTAGCTCTTCTAGACTGCTCTTAGTAAATAAGGAGGATGGGGAGCTGGCTCACCGGCATTTTACCGATATTATTAATTATTTTCAACCGGGAGATACGCTTGTTCTGAATGATACGAGAGTCATTCCTGCCAGATTGTTTGGGGCTAAAGAAGATACGGGGGCTAAAGCTGAAGTGCTTCTCCTTAAGAATCTGGGAGACGATCGTTGGGAAGCTCTTGTAAAGCCAGGTAAAAAACTCAAGACAGGAGCGGTTATCATCTTTAGTGATGAGCTTCGTGCTGTTATTGAGGACGAGGCTGATATGGGTGGACGAACGCTTCGGTTCATTTATCAGGGTATTTTTCAGGAGATTCTGGACAGGCTGGGAACAATGCCACTGCCTCCTTATATTAAGGAAACACTCGATGATCGGGAACGATATCAGACCGTTTATGCTAAGCATGAGGGATCAGCTGCTGCTCCTACAGCAGGGCTTCATTTTACCAAAGAACTGTTGGATCAGATTGAAGCCAAGGGTGTGAATATTGCTTATATTACACTTCATGTAGGTCTCGGAACGTTCCGTCCGATGTCTGTTGAGAAGGTTGAAGAGCATGTTATGCATTCAGAGTATTTTGTAATGTCTCAAGAAACAGCAGATACTATAAATGCTACCAAGGAACAAGGTGGTCGCATTATAGCGGTAGGGACAACTTCTTGTCGGACACTTGAAACAGTCGGAAGACAATGCGAAGGCGGTCCGCTAGTGGAATGTAGTGGCTGGACGGATATTTTCATCTATCCGGGCTATAAGTTTAGTGTAGTTAATGCGTTAATTACTAATTTTCATTTGCCGAAGTCTACTTTGGTGATGTTGGTTAGTGCTTTGGCAGGTCGGGAACATATTCTAGCTGCTTATGAAGAAGCGATAGAGCAGAAATACCGGTTTTTTAGCTTTGGAGATGCAATGTTTATTTACTAA
- a CDS encoding SpoIID/LytB domain-containing protein: MKHTKMKWRGIAPLSKGLLAAAIAVGSLLIPAGASHADSNSTIRVALYADIGSKYKSTVPVVTMLSTQSFTLMSNQPGSTPLLSVPAQSRIRVSVDGYRVKVMETSSWKTAADAAKKLQSTSDKPQIYMISRNGTNVYQLYTGVYASEAAAKDGLTRVVKAGLGITADQTPAVKGDKHLSAGRYSSEQEADTALSSITAAGFDAWKVFLSGSDGSAQFEVWVGEAANDKDLGAVQTAVSAALPQLAMSAATSPGLIMRLDAGLDLSSETQANHYMVSGNEAKFLAVGSEAGIQLEERSKRTYRGNMELSNLRGSLAVINEVPLEQYLYAVVGGEVSSSWPDEALKAQAVAARSYAMAQGNRFEVANVVDSTLSQVYNGIGSEAPVIIKAVDATAGEVLMSGGKVIEAVFSSNSGGVTSDPSEVWGNGGDAFASVPSKEDVAATATAKKWYYLLLANGTSGYAREDNIKLTGNKTAAGLDIATATTKDVNVRPLPAVESSVSAVGKLNPGENAVVLDKVYESGSYSWIKGPYTSADLLKSLQGKTTSALPSSILNLQVTQRGPSGRAIQVKANGQALDVKYPDMFRSAFNGLPSTLFDIVPAGSYTVLGADGATSTIGSSQSAGVLSASGKVNVNGSGTVVMGGDSSARAITNSSGFLFIGQGYGHGLGMSQWGVKGMADSGYDYKQILQHYYQNVTIVKE; the protein is encoded by the coding sequence ATGAAGCATACGAAGATGAAATGGAGAGGAATAGCTCCACTAAGCAAAGGATTGCTAGCAGCTGCGATTGCTGTGGGAAGTCTCTTGATCCCTGCGGGTGCCAGTCATGCCGATTCTAATAGTACGATAAGAGTTGCCCTTTATGCCGATATTGGTAGTAAATATAAATCTACCGTGCCAGTAGTAACTATGTTATCGACACAAAGCTTCACTTTGATGTCAAACCAACCAGGGAGCACTCCTTTGTTATCGGTGCCTGCCCAGAGCAGAATTCGTGTTAGTGTGGATGGTTATAGAGTAAAGGTAATGGAGACTTCAAGCTGGAAAACAGCTGCCGATGCGGCTAAAAAGCTTCAGTCCACCTCTGATAAGCCTCAAATTTATATGATTTCTAGAAATGGAACCAATGTATATCAATTGTATACAGGTGTCTATGCCAGTGAAGCTGCTGCCAAGGATGGGCTTACCCGTGTAGTAAAGGCAGGACTCGGCATTACTGCTGATCAAACCCCTGCGGTGAAAGGGGACAAGCATTTATCGGCGGGTCGCTATTCTTCGGAACAAGAAGCTGATACTGCTCTGAGTAGTATTACAGCTGCTGGTTTTGATGCCTGGAAGGTGTTTCTCTCAGGAAGTGATGGCAGTGCTCAGTTTGAGGTATGGGTAGGCGAAGCTGCGAACGACAAAGATTTGGGTGCTGTTCAGACCGCAGTGTCTGCAGCATTGCCACAGCTTGCTATGTCTGCTGCAACTTCACCTGGGTTAATCATGCGTCTGGATGCTGGGCTGGACCTTAGCAGCGAGACACAGGCTAATCATTATATGGTTTCCGGAAATGAAGCTAAATTTTTGGCCGTTGGCAGTGAGGCTGGAATTCAGCTCGAAGAAAGATCCAAGCGTACCTACCGTGGAAATATGGAACTAAGTAATTTGAGAGGTTCCCTAGCGGTTATCAATGAAGTGCCACTGGAACAATATTTGTATGCAGTGGTTGGAGGAGAGGTTTCCTCCAGCTGGCCGGATGAAGCTCTAAAGGCTCAGGCTGTCGCGGCCCGAAGCTATGCAATGGCGCAAGGCAACCGTTTCGAAGTAGCGAATGTAGTAGATTCTACATTGAGTCAGGTATATAACGGAATCGGATCAGAGGCTCCAGTTATTATTAAGGCAGTGGATGCTACTGCCGGTGAAGTATTGATGAGCGGTGGTAAAGTTATAGAGGCTGTGTTCTCCTCGAACAGTGGCGGAGTAACCTCTGATCCATCAGAGGTATGGGGCAATGGTGGAGATGCATTTGCCAGCGTTCCCAGCAAAGAGGATGTCGCAGCTACCGCGACCGCTAAGAAGTGGTATTATTTACTGCTCGCTAATGGCACCTCTGGATACGCACGTGAGGATAACATTAAATTGACAGGAAATAAAACTGCAGCGGGACTGGATATAGCGACAGCCACCACTAAAGATGTCAATGTACGCCCGCTTCCTGCTGTTGAAAGTAGTGTAAGTGCGGTAGGTAAGCTGAATCCAGGCGAGAATGCTGTTGTTCTAGACAAAGTCTATGAGTCCGGTAGTTATAGCTGGATCAAAGGGCCATACACCTCTGCCGACCTTCTAAAAAGCTTGCAGGGTAAAACAACTAGCGCGCTTCCTTCTAGCATCCTTAATCTGCAGGTCACTCAGCGCGGCCCTTCTGGAAGAGCGATTCAGGTGAAAGCAAATGGTCAGGCACTGGATGTGAAATATCCTGATATGTTCCGTTCTGCGTTCAATGGATTGCCAAGTACATTGTTTGATATTGTACCAGCCGGAAGTTATACTGTATTAGGCGCTGACGGTGCTACCAGCACGATTGGAAGTTCACAGAGCGCAGGTGTACTCTCTGCATCAGGTAAGGTTAATGTGAACGGTAGTGGAACTGTAGTGATGGGTGGGGATTCCTCAGCCAGAGCGATTACTAACAGTTCGGGCTTTCTGTTCATTGGCCAAGGATACGGTCATGGTCTAGGCATGTCGCAATGGGGCGTGAAAGGCATGGCTGACAGCGGGTATGATTACAAGCAGATATTGCAACACTATTATCAGAACGTTACTATAGTTAAGGAATGA
- the ruvB gene encoding Holliday junction branch migration DNA helicase RuvB has translation MDDRIISANLMMDEQAVELSLRPRYLGEYIGQNQVKENLKIYIEAAKMRSEALDHVLLYGPPGLGKTTLANIIANELGVNLRTTSGPAIERPGDLAALLTNLQEGDVLFIDEIHRLHRTVEEVMYPAMEDFALDIMIGKGPSARSVRLDLPPFTLIGATTRAGLLSAPLRDRFGVVSRLEFYTIDELSFIVARNADLLGIEIVGDAAEEIALRSRGTPRIANRLLKRVRDFAQVRGDGIITPEISGEALKMLQVDPRGLDSIDHKMLRAMISSFRGGPVGLDTIAATIGEESQTIEDVYEPYLLQIGFLQRSPRGRIVTPAAYHHLGLPLPPEQH, from the coding sequence ATGGATGACCGGATTATATCCGCTAATTTGATGATGGACGAGCAAGCCGTAGAATTAAGTTTACGCCCTCGTTATCTGGGAGAATATATCGGACAGAATCAGGTAAAAGAAAACCTGAAAATATATATCGAAGCGGCCAAAATGAGAAGTGAAGCGCTGGATCATGTGCTGCTCTACGGGCCTCCAGGTCTCGGTAAAACAACACTCGCAAACATTATCGCCAATGAGCTGGGTGTGAATTTACGAACAACTTCCGGTCCTGCTATAGAGCGGCCGGGAGATTTAGCCGCCCTGCTGACGAACCTGCAGGAAGGCGACGTGCTGTTCATCGATGAAATTCACCGCTTACACCGGACGGTGGAGGAGGTTATGTATCCGGCGATGGAGGACTTCGCGCTGGACATCATGATCGGCAAAGGGCCAAGTGCCCGTTCGGTACGCTTGGATTTGCCGCCTTTCACACTTATAGGTGCTACCACCCGTGCTGGCCTGCTGTCAGCGCCACTACGTGATCGTTTCGGAGTGGTCAGCCGCTTGGAGTTCTATACCATAGATGAGCTAAGCTTCATTGTTGCTCGAAATGCAGATCTTTTAGGGATTGAGATTGTCGGAGATGCGGCGGAAGAGATAGCGCTTCGTTCCCGTGGAACGCCGCGGATTGCGAACCGACTATTGAAGCGAGTCCGTGATTTTGCTCAAGTGCGCGGCGATGGGATTATAACCCCTGAGATTTCTGGGGAAGCCCTGAAGATGCTACAAGTGGATCCACGTGGGCTGGACAGCATCGACCACAAGATGTTAAGAGCGATGATCTCAAGCTTTCGTGGCGGTCCTGTAGGACTGGATACGATTGCTGCTACAATTGGTGAGGAGAGTCAGACGATTGAGGATGTTTATGAGCCCTACCTGCTGCAGATAGGATTCTTGCAGAGGAGCCCTCGTGGAAGAATTGTAACCCCGGCCGCTTATCATCACTTAGGCCTTCCGCTCCCTCCGGAGCAGCATTGA
- the ruvA gene encoding Holliday junction branch migration protein RuvA, translating to MIDFLRGPVVHLESEYVVLDVQGVGYRVFCPNPYAFAKVEGPVTIYIHYQTREDATLLFGFPTREEQKLFRKLIEVSGIGPKVALGILTGGTPDQLISAIYQENITFLTKLPGIGKKTAQRMILDLKDKLDGLSMASMQTGLFAVPMEEASDGLAWQEARDALKGLGYTESELDRVWLAMKKEGAETGTVDVLMKKALGLLYIAK from the coding sequence ATGATAGATTTCTTAAGAGGACCCGTCGTTCATTTAGAGTCGGAATATGTGGTGCTGGATGTGCAGGGCGTAGGATATCGGGTGTTCTGCCCGAACCCTTATGCATTTGCTAAAGTAGAAGGACCTGTAACGATCTATATTCATTATCAAACACGTGAGGATGCGACGCTTCTGTTCGGGTTCCCGACTCGGGAGGAGCAAAAATTGTTCCGCAAGTTGATTGAGGTATCTGGGATCGGTCCGAAGGTTGCACTCGGAATACTGACAGGTGGAACTCCAGATCAGTTGATCTCGGCAATTTACCAAGAGAATATAACCTTCTTAACGAAACTGCCGGGCATTGGCAAGAAGACGGCGCAGCGGATGATCCTAGATTTGAAGGACAAGCTGGACGGACTCAGTATGGCTTCCATGCAAACGGGATTATTTGCAGTTCCAATGGAAGAAGCATCGGATGGGTTAGCTTGGCAAGAGGCTAGGGATGCCCTTAAGGGATTAGGTTATACCGAAAGTGAATTGGACCGTGTGTGGCTCGCTATGAAAAAAGAGGGCGCAGAGACAGGGACTGTAGATGTGTTGATGAAGAAAGCACTTGGGCTATTATATATTGCTAAGTAA
- the ruvC gene encoding crossover junction endodeoxyribonuclease RuvC: MRILGIDPGLAIVGFGFVDKEGHKLTPVQYGCIQTEAHTPEEERLLHVYEGMGQLIDKYKPDAVAIEKLFFARNVTTALPVAQARGVTILAAVQRGLPVSEYTPMMVKQAVVGYGKAEKRQVQEMVKLLLKLSAIPKPDDVADALAVAVCHAHSSSLNSKLNEVLRK, translated from the coding sequence TTGCGCATTTTGGGAATTGATCCAGGGCTGGCGATTGTCGGTTTTGGCTTTGTGGATAAGGAAGGTCATAAGTTGACCCCGGTCCAATATGGTTGTATCCAGACTGAGGCTCACACGCCTGAGGAAGAACGTCTGTTGCATGTCTATGAAGGCATGGGTCAGCTCATTGATAAATATAAACCTGATGCTGTAGCGATAGAGAAGTTGTTCTTTGCACGTAATGTTACAACAGCATTGCCAGTAGCACAGGCCCGCGGAGTGACGATATTAGCTGCAGTACAGCGTGGCTTACCCGTCTCGGAATATACACCTATGATGGTGAAGCAGGCTGTAGTTGGTTATGGTAAGGCAGAGAAACGGCAGGTACAGGAAATGGTGAAGCTGCTACTGAAATTATCGGCGATCCCTAAACCGGATGATGTAGCGGATGCACTCGCGGTAGCGGTATGTCATGCCCATTCGAGCAGTCTTAATTCTAAATTAAATGAGGTATTGCGAAAATGA
- a CDS encoding BofC C-terminal domain-containing protein — protein MSRIKKQLWQRWRRWKKALWVGAACLALTVLAWRSMQVPEEISGLLTDSSWTDSAESELAAAVFKVGVDSGEEKEKGTIKNEQLLQTIAQSGLSRTVHLKISYVSGEEVQTLPGVKNPLQLKKIIHEHPAWSGFISSDGDLWLEQKVNDLSTLTKKEAYIGVDAFGNLKLFKGPPVQEKVLKTFFQMDMGSLKSSLPESIWKELHEGIRVQDIEEYNSVLSTFSDYAREAAEHVMQNKQ, from the coding sequence GTGTCGCGCATAAAAAAACAACTTTGGCAGCGATGGAGACGTTGGAAAAAGGCGCTTTGGGTAGGGGCAGCTTGTTTAGCTCTTACTGTACTGGCATGGCGCAGTATGCAGGTACCTGAGGAAATCAGTGGACTGCTGACGGATTCTAGTTGGACGGATAGTGCTGAAAGCGAGTTGGCCGCAGCTGTATTTAAAGTAGGCGTGGACAGCGGTGAGGAGAAAGAGAAGGGCACCATAAAAAACGAACAACTGTTGCAGACGATCGCTCAAAGCGGACTCAGCAGAACCGTTCATTTAAAAATATCGTATGTATCTGGGGAAGAAGTTCAGACATTGCCAGGTGTAAAGAACCCGCTTCAGCTTAAAAAGATAATTCACGAACACCCTGCATGGAGCGGCTTCATCAGCAGTGATGGAGATTTGTGGCTGGAACAAAAAGTGAATGATCTATCGACCCTAACGAAAAAAGAAGCCTATATCGGGGTCGATGCATTTGGAAATTTGAAATTGTTTAAAGGCCCTCCGGTACAGGAAAAGGTTCTGAAGACCTTTTTTCAAATGGATATGGGTTCCTTGAAATCCTCCCTGCCGGAAAGTATTTGGAAAGAGCTTCATGAGGGCATTCGTGTACAAGATATTGAAGAGTACAACAGCGTATTGTCCACCTTCAGTGACTATGCGCGTGAGGCTGCCGAACATGTCATGCAGAACAAGCAATAG
- a CDS encoding CocE/NonD family hydrolase — protein MTTYLNTTTFNFYCSGIYSGKIHFTEQQIMLAKVDPRRRTQMQYNALDTQFKTVLPFQKIHEHMDAYAKAEWVNDEIVLSNGDLYQKHIQYQAVLDGRELTSQVWALRKETALDIVTLDGEIIAFLTPNRYGIELIVKAGYEKLTPLVVYDDPLLSKPEYGVNDLGTDLIPMRDGVRLATDVFLPEGIQPGTKLPTILVRTCYDRNGKKEIFMRWANKGYAVVSQDVRGRADSEGELIPFYNERDDGYDTIDWIIAQDWSDGNVGMWGASYLGFVVVSAATSGHPNLKAVVDEVNVGSPFVDTARKGGTLCSWPLLSWTLAQSVGTRTDFDIFGGITVNPEAAVDARPIKEIPQQMIGKASGPWDLWSQHPEYDDFWRNCTFTERGDQVQVPMYVISGWYDGDSPGVSETWRMLTEHDVPNRKIRLGAWEHGPNRARDYEGVSFGNDAVVYDYDVSVLRWFDRFLKGIPNGIDQEPRASYYVVGENQWRTSEDWTPVEATTTPFYLSSAGRANSGQGDGKLLTAPEEHSPEDTYVYNPNDPMNDSGEREPENLRKYELRNDILVYTSEVLTEELTIAGELSAVIYAASTGKDTDWVVTLSDVNEHGDSIRLSNYIVRAKYRHGFDAPELLTPGQVEEYDIFMPNIAHRFAVGHRIRFSITSSSKFVAFPNTNTGGNPYEDSEAITVLQTVYHNSEYPSHVKLPVIPNA, from the coding sequence ATGACAACATACTTGAACACAACTACATTTAACTTCTACTGTTCTGGCATTTATTCAGGGAAAATACATTTTACGGAACAACAAATTATGCTCGCTAAGGTTGATCCACGCAGACGAACACAAATGCAATACAATGCGCTGGATACCCAGTTCAAGACCGTTCTTCCATTTCAAAAAATCCACGAACACATGGACGCTTACGCTAAAGCAGAATGGGTCAATGATGAGATAGTTCTAAGTAATGGTGATCTTTATCAAAAGCATATTCAGTATCAGGCTGTATTGGATGGCCGTGAGCTTACTTCACAAGTATGGGCGCTACGAAAAGAGACGGCACTGGATATTGTGACCTTGGATGGTGAGATTATTGCCTTTCTTACGCCGAATCGGTATGGCATCGAGCTGATTGTTAAAGCAGGATATGAGAAGCTGACGCCTCTGGTTGTTTATGATGATCCCCTTTTGTCCAAGCCAGAGTATGGTGTAAATGATTTGGGTACGGATCTGATTCCGATGCGTGATGGCGTGAGACTGGCTACGGATGTGTTTCTTCCTGAGGGCATTCAGCCGGGAACCAAGCTGCCGACGATTCTTGTGAGAACCTGCTATGACCGTAACGGGAAAAAAGAGATTTTTATGAGATGGGCTAACAAAGGTTATGCAGTGGTGTCACAGGACGTAAGAGGTCGGGCGGATTCGGAGGGGGAATTGATCCCTTTTTATAATGAACGGGATGATGGCTACGATACGATCGATTGGATTATCGCGCAGGATTGGTCAGATGGCAATGTTGGAATGTGGGGCGCGTCCTATCTCGGCTTTGTGGTTGTCTCGGCGGCGACCAGCGGGCACCCTAATTTGAAGGCTGTTGTGGATGAAGTGAATGTTGGCTCACCGTTTGTAGATACAGCGCGTAAGGGTGGGACGCTTTGCTCTTGGCCACTCTTGTCTTGGACGCTTGCACAATCTGTGGGTACCCGGACGGATTTTGATATTTTTGGGGGCATTACGGTGAACCCAGAAGCGGCCGTCGATGCGAGACCGATTAAGGAGATTCCACAGCAAATGATAGGCAAAGCATCAGGACCATGGGATTTGTGGAGCCAGCATCCGGAGTATGATGATTTCTGGAGAAACTGTACCTTTACGGAACGTGGGGATCAAGTGCAGGTCCCTATGTATGTGATCTCAGGCTGGTATGATGGCGACAGCCCTGGCGTATCGGAGACTTGGAGAATGCTGACTGAACATGATGTGCCAAATCGTAAAATCCGTCTGGGTGCATGGGAGCATGGGCCAAACCGAGCCAGAGATTATGAGGGAGTAAGCTTCGGCAATGATGCAGTCGTCTATGATTATGATGTTTCTGTACTGCGCTGGTTCGACCGCTTCCTCAAAGGCATTCCGAACGGAATAGATCAGGAGCCTAGAGCCTCTTATTATGTCGTTGGTGAGAATCAGTGGAGAACGTCGGAGGATTGGACACCAGTTGAAGCTACAACTACGCCGTTTTATCTTTCCAGTGCTGGCCGTGCTAATTCAGGACAAGGAGACGGGAAGCTGCTCACAGCGCCAGAGGAACACTCTCCAGAAGATACTTATGTCTATAACCCAAATGATCCTATGAATGATAGCGGTGAGCGGGAGCCTGAAAATTTGCGGAAATATGAGCTCCGAAATGATATTCTTGTGTACACTAGTGAGGTGTTGACGGAAGAATTGACTATTGCTGGCGAATTGTCTGCTGTCATCTACGCCGCTAGCACAGGTAAGGATACGGATTGGGTAGTTACGCTTAGTGATGTGAATGAACATGGAGACTCTATCCGGTTATCTAACTATATTGTCAGAGCTAAATATCGTCATGGGTTTGATGCACCAGAACTGCTCACGCCAGGGCAAGTGGAGGAATACGATATTTTCATGCCGAATATTGCTCACAGATTTGCGGTAGGACACCGAATTCGTTTTTCGATTACCTCTTCCAGTAAATTCGTTGCTTTCCCGAATACGAATACTGGTGGTAACCCGTATGAAGATTCAGAGGCGATTACAGTGCTGCAGACGGTTTACCATAATAGTGAATATCCAAGCCATGTGAAGCTACCGGTTATTCCTAACGCTTGA